CATTGTGGAACTGATCAACAGGTTCGTTTCGCGGAACGGTAAACACAATTTCCGCACCATGGGGCAGACGATTGCCAATGTGCAAACCGGCCGCCTGACCGTAATGCAAACGTAAAATTGCGTCCACATTGTAAAGCCCTAAATGCCCCGTTCGCTCGGCGCGACGGCTCTGATAAAATTCGGCCAACTTTTCCGGCGAAAAGCCTTCACCCGTATCCGCAACCGTAATTTTTAAATTTTGAGTCGTAACTTCTGCTTTAATTATCACCGTTCCTTCATCACGATTTTTCAGGCCGTGCAGCAAAGAGTTTTCGACTAGTGGTTGCAAAATAAGCTTAGGTACAATTAAATTCATAGCCTCATCTTCTATCTTAAGTTCAAGGTGAAACTGATTTTCAAAGCGAATATTTTGTATTTCCAAATAATTCTCAACCAAAGCGATTTCTTTGGCTAATGGTACGAATTCTTCGCCCGAGATGCTGCTGCGGAGGATGTAAGCAAGGTCTGTCGCGATGGTGCTGATATCGGGGGCATGGTTGATTTTGCCCAACCATTTTACTGTATCCAACGTATTGTACAGGAAATGCGGATTTAGCTGCGATTGCATCATGCGAATGCGAGTATCGTTAAGGCGTTTTTCCTGCTGCACACTCCGTTCTAAAGTTGTTGCCAGCTCAGCGGTCATCAGGTTAAATCGACTGCCCAGTTGTGCCACTTCATCGGTTCCGCTAACCTCCACCCGCGCCGACCAGTCACCGTTTTCTACCAACTTCATCTGTTCATTAAGTCGCGCTATCGGCCGGGCAAACTGCCGGCTGAATCGCCAAGCCGCAGCTAGGCACAGCAAAATACTCAAACAAATCACGATGCCTGTGGCCAAGCGCAGCTGTGGCACCACTTTGCCGCTGAAAGATTCATCGGAAAGCAGGGCCAAATAAAGTTTATGTCCGGGCAAATATTCAAAATAGCCCCCCGTTTCGGCTATCCAGTCCGCAGCCCGACCGGCCGTGGCCGCCTGCCGTAATTCATACAGCGACTTAG
This is a stretch of genomic DNA from Mageeibacillus indolicus UPII9-5. It encodes these proteins:
- a CDS encoding sensor histidine kinase is translated as MSIKHGVKLRRKFLLAFMVTGFLPLVLSLIFLLSDFRLATLNYAKSNTTAQLAAARGRLVPALDGMREKMETMKRSTSLSEALQNRELRLGAARNGQQLKAQQQSQQVSQEQTQDAAAIFAVFADRESLPGRYRLLNVDGSEIGRNEQENKLSRRTERSLKDGEDADVLSKNWGILAVAVKSEQVVIRNAQPLNIVREGKRGSYVDVDHAGWAERESATICLRLAVALRGNDDQPVGFAVAELRRQDLEELLEPTILPHSRLLVLDEFWEPVACVVKAGHIGKIAPAASADKRNILCERAEQGAATGFTRAKSLYELRQAATAGRAADWIAETGGYFEYLPGHKLYLALLSDESFSGKVVPQLRLATGIVICLSILLCLAAAWRFSRQFARPIARLNEQMKLVENGDWSARVEVSGTDEVAQLGSRFNLMTAELATTLERSVQQEKRLNDTRIRMMQSQLNPHFLYNTLDTVKWLGKINHAPDISTIATDLAYILRSSISGEEFVPLAKEIALVENYLEIQNIRFENQFHLELKIEDEAMNLIVPKLILQPLVENSLLHGLKNRDEGTVIIKAEVTTQNLKITVADTGEGFSPEKLAEFYQSRRAERTGHLGLYNVDAILRLHYGQAAGLHIGNRLPHGAEIVFTVPRNEPVDQFHNGMKEENSP